The genomic stretch aggaaaaGTCAAATCTGGATTGAAAATAGGAAAAGTCAAGGAAAGTGGTGTACACCTAGTTATCCATAAGTTGTATACGTAAGTGGTGAGATAAATGAAAGCACTAGGGTTATACAAGAGATAAATACCTATGAGATATATCATATAGTTAGATTTAAGTGTGCATAGTAAGGGATAGTGGCAGTTCAGTTAGTTTTTCATGTGGTCAATGAGATAGAGCACATACATGCTTGTGGTAGGTGTCATCCAAAGATTGTATTTCAGTTAGCATACTCGTAACTAAGTGTATGTAGTAAGGGAGGGACTTCAACCAGTTTCCTTGTGTGACTAGGTTATCATAGCTAATTGACCTAATAGTCTGGTTGACATGTGCGTGGGGCACAATAGTCAGTAGGCATTCAAGATGTTGATTACTTTCACTAGGGCATCAAACATGTTGAGATCAACTTAGGCTATAATAGTTTATGTGAGAGAGCTTATGTATTTAGGGCATGAGAATGTCGAAAATAGACAGATGGGCAAATGAGAGTGCTAGAAAACATATGTTTTAACAACATAGAGACTTAATAATGGAACAtcaattataagattttatgttatatgtaaGGTGTTGAAACgtcacctacttactaagtgttttttaCTTGTGCATTTCTTTGTGGTTTTGCAAATAGACGTTAGTAGCAAGACATACAGGGGAGCAAACGATCCAAGAAATTATCCTTAATCACTACAACACTTTTCATAAAAAGTGACCAAAATTTTCATCCCAAAAAGTCACTCAAGACAAaagatcaaatataaaaaaagactAGTTACCAAAAGACTACCCATGAAAAAAGAAATCGTTCTTAATAACCAATCATTGTTAACAGAACAGTGTTTTCTCAATACgcattttgggatgaaattttttctctataaatgaattaaatttcgTCCCAAAAGGAACACAATTACGAACAAAATTAGGAACAAAATTATTCATCCTTGATAGTGTGGTGAATGTGGGACAAAATTTGTTGTCCTTAATTTTATAGTGcattagaagaaaatttttcttccttaaatgtataataaatttaagacaatttttttcattattgattGTGCaatgaattaaggataaaattttccATCCTTAATTGTATGATGAATTtgggacaaaatttttcatctttgattatgtgaacaaaattttttgtcattgattatGTGGTGAATTGGGGACAATTTTTTATGTCCTTAATTGTGTTAtaaatcaatgacaaaaaatttgttCTTGATTATGAAGTGAATTAAGAACACAAATTTCTGTTCTTGTTTATTTGGAGaatttgagaaaagaaattcgatcataaattaaaattagtagTTATATTAATCTTCGAAATTGaacaaatcatataaaacatcttttatcaaattttcagcTTGTAACAGATGCCATTCTCTTCTTGTAGCATGTCAAGCTGCAATTTATaaagggatattgaaatttttatcactattttattccgtgtatacaaaaatgccacctatcctaaagctttcacaaatataccacaacagtaatcaccttcccaaaaatacccctcttcaatctttcatgcacaaattctctctcttcttctctgcaacttttttctctcttcttcctcttctttcaaagtgataaatgaatcactctctcttcttcctcatcttcaaaaacaaaagtaggaaggaaaatactgaattcttcagattaagaatttttcaaagtaaggatttaaaaagagaaaagagcaacccacaaaaaaatttaaccacaTCCACTGTATATACCTTGGAGGAAATGACAATCGGAGAAGACCATATAGcagtatttaactggaaaaagaaaaaaattgatatttaaggattaaaactgaaaaaaaaaatgtgaaagttGCTGCTGGGTTCGCCAACCCCTGAAGATATATACATAGCCAAcccttattatattatatatatataatattataatattataatacattatattatatattatattatattattataataatattttatatattattataatattatattatataaaaaatattataatattaatattataatatataatattattatatttatataatatattaaaatattatatactataatattataatatattaatatattactataatatataatatattataatttatataattaaattataatattattataatattttataatataatattacatatataatataatatatatataatatattatattatatataatatatataattcgccaacccttggttatatatattatatatataatatataattctatattataatatattatatattatataatatatataattatatattatatataatattataatatataatatatattataataatataaaaaaagaggGTTGGCGTTgaccccctttttttttttaattaaatttatttttttagaaggcaatcctttttattttttttaattaaatttgttttgtttaaaaaacatGAACACccaccctttttaattttttaaattaaattttaatttaattcaaatttaaattaatttgatttgattgaattaatttaaaatttgatccaaatttaaattaatacaataaaaaacagaagaaaatgatactgaaaaaaaattaataagggtgggtgttcatattttttaaacaaaaaaaattaataagggtggccaacccttttttttttatattattataatatatattataatatatatatatatatatatatatatatatatatatatatatatatatatatatatatatattataatattatttaatataatattaatatattataatatatataatgtgtattaatatattaatatatattataatatataattattatatattaataatataatattatatattataatataatatatatgatattatataatatatataatatattatcaataaaactatgtgtacctactttgggtacacaaatatgtacacatttatatgtgtcattatgtaattggatgattttgaattaagaataaaacaataaccaatcatatgatgacacatatgagtgtgtatatatttgtgtacccaaagtgggtacacatagtattgctcatatattatatataatattatataatattttatatataatatattatatcatatataatgtatatattatattatataatatataatataatgtatatattatattaataatgtatataataatattatatatatattgccaagggttggcgttgccGCCAACCctgacaaataatatatacatatattatattatataatatattaatattattaataatacatataatatattatattataatatgtaattatataatataattataatattctaattaaaaatataatatattttatatattttattttatatataataattttataattataattatatattataatatattaaatatattatattatatataatataattatataatatattacataatatataatattataacatataattatataataaaatatatataatatattaatagaaaaaaaaaaaagcaaactgGAAATTCTGGGAATTATTAACTGTTGGCGTACGCCAACCTTTCCCACACCACTTGCTCTGCTTTATAAAGGGTGGGTCCACCTtacattaatgctacaggcCAATTTCCCTTATCGCCAacctagacctggccacggttcatgaaccgtagGTTTTGGTTCAGAACCGTCGGTTCACGGTTCAAAaacataaggaccctgaaccgaaaccgtaacaggacggttcgtccacggttcgaaACCaccggtttcggttcggaaccgacggtttcgattcgaaaccgatattgaacagtcaattctaatacatgatcttgatttaatttttaaattattaattacaataattgaaaattaaaagaaaagcttgaacttaattacaataaataaaattaattatataaataaattatatgattaattataaaagataataataaataataaataaaattaattatagaaataaattctataattaattatgaattgtataaaaaaaattgaaattgaaattaataaaaaattaagaaagaatttaattaaatttgagaaaatttgattgaattgaaagattgagagagtattaagagtttaaagaatgagaatgagagtttgaaggattgagtgagagagtggagagattgaaatttgagagaatggaaTTTGAAGgagtatatataggaaaaaactttttgaaaaaaattaaaaataggggggtgaattgagattcagagaaattgcGGGGGTTGGTTCCCtgcattttctttgaaaattgcaggggatcccctgcaattttcccttcaagccaacggttccctgcgcagggaaccgttggcttttttaaaaaaattcaaaaaaaaatcaaaaaatattcaaaaaaatattcaaattttttcagtTCAGCATAgtaaaccgtcggttcataaaCCAGGTGTGAACCGGTGGTTCACGATTCCAATTTATGcaaaccggaaccgaaccgtagaaccCCAGTTTTGGTTTCAGTTCAGTCCGGTTCCGGGTCTGCCAGTTCCAGTTCCGGTTTTAggcgggccggtttcggtccggttcacaggccaaaccggcccgtggccaggtctacgcCAACCCATTGCCCCAGACTCcctttacatatattttataaaatataaaattatattatattatatattatattaatatattattatattataatattatagtatataatatattatattaatataataatattatttaatattatatattataatattaatataaatattatatacatatattaagagTTGGTGTTACACAACAACTTTCAcaccaacctttttttttttttcagttaaatgcccagttttttttgtttcacttaaatccttaaataccaatttttttctttttccagttaaatactgCTACATGTTCTCTCCTATCGTCATTTCCTCCAAAGTATATACagtggatgtggttgagtttttttgtgaattgctcttttctttttttaaatccttactttgaaaaatttttaatctgaagaattcagtatttccttcctgcttttgtttttgaagatgaggaagaagagagagtaattcttttatcactttggaagaagaggaagaagagagaaaaaagttgcagagaagaagagagagaatttgtgcatgaaaaattgaagaggggtattttgggaaagaTGATtattgttgtggtatatttgtgaaaattttaggataggtgacatttttgtatacacggaataaaatagtggtaaaaatttcagtATCCCATTTATAAATTTACATTTGCTTCAAACTTTCTGCTTCAGGACATATTATTGCattcagttaaaaattaaaatggttgaaaacaataaatagcTTCTTCCAATGTATTTCAAAGGTTATATGTGTCTTCAACAAGACAAATCTACAGGAGGAGCGTGACATAATTCATCAAGAAGCGCAGAGGCTTCACACTGGTCTCCTGAATCTTTTATATTGAGGAGTGGTATATCAAATGAGAGTCTAAAgcaattaacatttttatattctatatatctaattgtataatacattcattttatcatattaattcaatacacctCATTATATATAtcgttttatatttttattatatcatagcAAGGAAAGTAAAAGGTTGAGTCGTCTTAATGGTGAAACAAAGAATCAAGAATTAATCAGCAAATTTTTGGATCAAATGACATCCAAAGAAAAACGAAATTTCAAATCGAATGAAAATAGCGCATGAAAGTGAGAGAATTAGCTGCATACCATAACATGAACTATAGAAGATGAGTCCGCGACTTAGCTTTGCCGAGAAATCAAGATACACCGAAGAAATATAACCaagatttgaataaatataGCTAGTGATTTCAACAGGAAACAAACATAAAAGCTAAGTAGATATATCATGATAGTTGAATTGTATATTGTATCATGCatcaaaacctaattttttgtatcgtaTATTgagtatcatatcatattgtattgtatgatacagtttttaaaaaataaattattaaaaaacctaatcaacatatcattattttgaaaaatttcacaaacatctttaaaaatttttaatttctcatatacactcctactatattatcattttctttaaaaaaaatgcattgtttcgtattgataatatgtattatatcatattatatatatcatattgtataatacatctattatatcatattaattcaatatacctcattatatatattgttttatatttatattatgtcgTATTATAGGATATATATCACGTATCATAGGATACTGACatctataaatatatcaataatccATACAAATGAGAAGCAGTTTGTAAAAGAGACAATCATGGGGGTAAGAAATATATATGGAAAGCTAACTTCACTAAGAAATCAGAACATACAGTTGCGTTTAATGACTATACAAGTTTCTAAAAACAAACTGTGTAAAGGAAAAAGCGATCTCATTGCATGGATAAAGGAAAATCATCAGAAGTGAATAAACCAAAAAGGTCATAACTCAATCATCTTTAACAGTAGTATACAAAGTTCCAAGTGAACATCCATTTCTATTTCATCAGTAAAATTTTTGGAGGAAAGTTAAATTTTGTTcgtaaaaattaatcataacaATTCTAtgacaatttgattttttaaaagaacattttgggatgaaattaaaattttatctctaatattttggacaaaactaaaattgtcTCAAAAAATGAATCTTAAATTTCAAGGGATAAGATTacaatttcatctttaaaagtaatattttgaaataaaattataaaattttgttcccAAAAATAATATCCTAGGGCAAAACTATAATAATGAAGcctgttaattatttatatgttaacaAGAATTTCTATGAGAGCGAGACATGTGAAGCTGTCATTCATCGTACGGACTTCTAAATCACAAACACGCCTGCTTTTTTTAGACGTTAAGTCTCCATTATTGAGAGTGCCTTCAGACTCGTAGttgatattctttctttctcttattaCAGTTCTTGGAgataaaagaattcaaagaggaaagaatttcagaaaaaatgCAAAACCGAGAGAAGACAGAAATGGAGATTCAAGCTCAGGAAGCAGCTCAAAATGACACTCAAATGCCGTATGAAGCAAGCATGAGGGGATGTGTAGCCACCTTGAACACATTGATACAGAATGATCCTTTCATTCTCCATAAAATTTCACTCACTCCCTTCACTGAAACTCCCTTGCACATCTCAGCTGTGCTTGGTCATGTTGAGTTCACCAAGGCTATTGTGAGCTCGGTTAGAATGAGTCCAAATCAAGCTCAACTCAAGTGAATTCACACTTAAGTCtatgagttaaatattttcgagtttaaattttaaaggtgtTCGGCTTATTAAATTcgtaaacttgaaaaaattttatataaattgattaaaaagatGATGTTTTAGTATAGAGTCGAGTtcaaaactcaatttgagttttaaCTTAAGCCAATCTTAAACTCGACTCCTCTCAAACAAGTTGAACTTGAACACTTTTGAAATGAGCTCAAGTTTGGATCCACTTCAATCGAACCAAGCTTGAGACCCAAAGAGCAGGCAGGCACTTCATGTTTGCAAGTTGTATAACACAACATATATAGTGAATTATCATTTTGCTCACTCTATTCTAGtattatttcaatttggttGAACTTTATGCAGACCACTAGCTAATTGCTTTCTGTGCCGAAAATAAGAGTGGATTTGAACTCCTTGATCAAAAATGGCGTTCCAGCCTTTGATGGAAGCTGTAGAAATGGCACACAAGTCAAAGCAATTTACAGAAGAATCCCATCAAAGAAACAACCACCAAAGTTGAAACCACCCAATCACCCCAAAAATTACAATCAATACTAACATCATTCTTCAAGTGGAGAAGGCTCAGCAAGTACAAGAGCGACCGCCATGAAAAGACAAGAGGCAAACTGATGGTGGTGGCCACTTTGGTTGCCACCATGAGTTTCCAGATTGCAACAAATCCACCAGGTGGCTACTGGCAAGAAGACACCACTCATTCGAAGCTGAAACCTACCCAAAGGGGGTAATTTGCAGAGCTGGAACTTCAATTCATGCATACACAGATGGGTACTACTACTTAACAATCATAAGCATAATCTCATTCTCAGCATCGCTCAGCATAATTTTGTGGCTCATTAGTGGAGTTCCTCTCAGGAATAGAGTTTCTGTGGAAATTGTGCTTGTAAAAATGTGGGTTGCGGTGCTCTTTATTGCCAATGCATACGTTATCTCAATAAACTTGGTAATGCCATATGATGAAATATTTCATAGTTTGAATAGCCCGTGGCGTCAGGTCTTCTCGAGGATTTGGGCTTTGTCGCTTATcgctataatttttatacatgtaaTAAGATTTTACTGGTGGGTGTTGAAGAAGCTGTTCATGGGGGTGATTTTTGTGACTAAACGTTGctgttttaagaagaaaaaacagcTTGATCAGCCTGTGGTGAGTGTTTAGAAAAATcagatataatattattatctattGAAGTGGACACATGTTTTGTGTTGGTTTATCAAGGGAGTTTGTAAATTGTCAATATTACCCATCAAAGGTGCCTACTTTTTTGAAAGTGAAATCTCCAATATTGAGAGTGCCTTGACTTTCGCGTGTGGTTTAGGGACTGacttgtcaattttcaaaaggcACTCTCAATAAAAATCAACCACCCACTATGTTATCTATGAAGACGATCAAAACTCCCCACTCATACTTGTCGAGTGAAAATGCAGACAATACAAAATCTCGTTCAGTTTAGCTGATTCTCCATTTCTTGGATCAATCGGGGCTTGACCTTGATCTCATCATTTGTATTTGTTTCTTAACCGTATACTACAAGAGAACGTATACTTCAATGTAGGCCTAGGATGTGTCACCATCCTCAAATCAATaagataatagaaaatataGGAAGCAAGCAAGCAACCGCTAATCTGGACATTGAAACGAAGAGGACATTGCCATCCATCCAGGTACTTTCTCTTTAATTTCAAGATTCATGCTTATGTAAGCCAATTTCTTTACTGTTAACGTGTTCTATTCACCACCAACTTTTGCATACAAAAAGTCGAAGAACATTAATGCAAAACCCAGTTTtctgtcaaaatattattaattttagaatttaaaacgTGTTTTTGATAGTTTATAAACTAACAGACTATTTAATTAGTGGTCTTTTATAATctcaaaaaatatgaaatatacgTATAAActcaatatttcttttatattttatcaaatatgagATTTATTTAAAGGATTATCCTGaaactatttatatgatcacaACCAAAACTTCTTAAGTTACAGCGGGCAGGTGAGTCAAAATGAGTAGGTTTGCTTGCTCTGATGGCCAGCCGGCGGATAAAAGAGGTTATTAGAAGCCGAGACATGTCAGGGGTGTGTTTTATAAGGTGATTTGATGGTTCAACAAACGTTTTTCTTGTGGTTGTTGAGATTGCTTGCATTGCACCAAAGTCAAAAAAAAGAGTCCCCCAATTTTCTTAATTTGCAGGCCAAACCGGCTAACAAATATGACTTATTATTCAAACTATGGCCAAAACACTACTCTCAGCCCAACGATAGCTGAAATGATATTTGCatctttaagtttcaaaagtcaattttttattttaaaagttaataaaactgataaaatattaaaatttttaaagaaaacacATGATTTTAAGTTTCTGTTAGACTATTTGCCATGGCTTTCACAATCTCtcgaatttaaataataatttgatgttGTCTCGGAaccatttttcacatttttagtAACTGTAATCAATGTAATATCACTGcttttctcttcaaattattcaaataatatcattagGCTCTTGCTTTTTTTTGTAACCACATTAAAAATCGatcatatcttaatttttttgtgtctcttcctcttcttatattgaattttataaccATTTAATGTATTTCTCGTGGGTGTTAGgagtgttcaaaattatctaataaccgaaccaaaccaaattttgaatcaaaaaccgaataaaaaaatagattatttaaaaactagTTCGAATATCAAtgtaaaaatatagaaaaactgattttttgaTTTGATTACTGGTtagtctaatttttaaaatcgattAATTAAACTGAaccagtttttaaaaaattaaataaaaattgagagtatttacaaaaaaaattaataaaataagataattctttgaaattcgattcaaaactaatcaattaaaaattcgaTTCGGTTAATTggtattttaagtttaatttaaaatcgattaatctttaaattagtTCTGTTTcggtttatgattttttctcaAATCGAAAATTCGGTTCAGTTTAAAAGATTAACAAACCAATTTGGTTAAAAtggttttgaacacccctaggGGGTGCAAATCCCATCACTAACAATATCAAAGATGTGGCTGCGTATTTGAACACGGTAAATGCAACGTCTACTTTGGTTCAAGAATTTTTCGCGGTATAGGCAATTTCgttgaaatttcaattaatagacAAGAGGTTGAGGTTGATATTCTCTCCTACCCTGAGATTACAGGGACAGAAACTGGCAGAGAAAttacagaaaagaaaaactaagtCAATGGAAATGGAGATTATTGCTGAAAGTGACACTCAAATGTTGTATGAAGCAAGCATGAGGGGATGTGTAGCAACCTTGAACACATTGATACAGAATGATCCATTAATTCTCCATAAAATTTCACTCACTCCCTTCACTGAAACTCCCTTGCACATCTCAGCTTTGCTTGGTCATGTTGAGTTCACCAAAGCTATTGTGAGCCAAAAGCCTCAACTTGTCACAGAGTTGGACTCTTTCGAACGCTCACCTCTTCACTTGGCTGCTGCTGAGGGCCACAGTGAAATTGTCAAAGAGCTGTTAATAGCAAATAAGGATGTGAGTATGGTTGCTGACCAAGAGGGGAGAATTCCTCTCCATTTGGCTGCAATGAGAGGGAGAGTTGAGGTGATAAAAGAGCTTATAACTGCAAAACCTGAGTCAATTCTTGTGCAAATCCATGGAGAAACAGCTTTACATTTATGTGTTAAGCATAATCATTTGGATGCACTCAAAGTATTGGTGTCATCAGTTGATGATGTGGAGTTTCTCAATTCCAAAAACCTTGAAGGGAACTCTATCTTGCAATTATCTACTATATTGCGGCAATATGAGGTACAAGTCTTCTTATCTCTTGCTTAATTTGCTTAAATTCTAGCAGAATTATCACATTGCACACTCAAATAGCAAGCAGGCATTTCATGCAGGAGCGTTAAAAAATATTCAGTAACCGAACCAAActgattttcaaactgaaaaatagattatttaaaaattgctTGAAATaccaattcaaaaatatgaaaaaaactaGTTGTTTTTCATTAGGTTAccaatttatcaattttttaaagtcAGTTTGaacctattttttaaaaattgaaaaaagataataaaatagaattatatcGCTTTATAGTGAATTGTCACTTCGTATTATATCAATTCTGTTGaatcttgtaatatttttttatctgtcTTTCTATCGTTAGTAGTAGGAAGATCATGAACAATCTTGAAGTTATGCATGTATATGCTTCATGCAGACCACTAGGTACTTGCTTTCAGTGCGAAAAATAAGAGTGGATCTGAACTCCTTGACCAAAAATGGCCTTCCAGCCTTTGATGGAATCTGCAGAAATGGCTCAATTCAAAGGAATTTACAGAACAATCCCACCAAAGAAACAGCCACCAAAGATAGAACCACCAAAGTTCAAACCACCCAATCActgcaaaaattaaaatcaatatggAGAAGGCTCTGCAAGCACAAGAGCGACCGCTACGAAAAAACAAGAGGCAACTTGATGGTGGTGGCCATTTTGATGGCCACCATGAGTTTCCAGATTGCAACAAACCCACCAGGTGGCAACTGGCAAGCAGACACCACTAGTCTGAAAGGTGAAGGCTGCCCAGAGGGGGTAACTTGCCCAGCTGGAACTTCAATTCATGCATACACTCATAAAGATGAGTACAACATATTAACAATCGTGAGCACAATCTCATTTTCAGCATCTCTCGGCATAATTTTGTGGCTCATTAGTGGTGTTCCTCTCAGGAATAGAGTTTCTGAGGGGATTTTGCGGGTGGGAATGTGGGTTACAGTGCTGTGTATAGCCGGTGCATATTATTTGTCAATGAGCTTGGTGTTGCCACATGATGAAATATTTCTTGACATTAGTATGTATTACGAACAGACTTGGGTTTACTTGCTTATGGGTATTCTTTTTATTCATGCAATTAGATTTTGCTGCTGGGTGTTGAAGAAGCTGTTCACCGGGGTGATTTTTGTGGCTAAACGTTGctgttttaagaagaaaaaacagcTTGATCAGCCTGTGGTGAGTGTTTAGAAAAATCAGATATAATCTTATTATCTATTGAAGTGGacacatttgatcaataaattatgtatgaACAAGAAAATTTCATGTAATCTATTGATGGACTTGTTGTATTCTATCAGTTAATGTTGCATTATGAATTcttattttgg from Mangifera indica cultivar Alphonso chromosome 6, CATAS_Mindica_2.1, whole genome shotgun sequence encodes the following:
- the LOC123219418 gene encoding ankyrin repeat-containing protein BDA1-like; translated protein: MCHHPQINKIIENIGSKQATANLDIETKRTLPSIQGQKLAEKLQKRKTKSMEMEIIAESDTQMLYEASMRGCVATLNTLIQNDPLILHKISLTPFTETPLHISALLGHVEFTKAIVSQKPQLVTELDSFERSPLHLAAAEGHSEIVKELLIANKDVSMVADQEGRIPLHLAAMRGRVEVIKELITAKPESILVQIHGETALHLCVKHNHLDALKVLVSSVDDVEFLNSKNLEGNSILQLSTILRQYETTRYLLSVRKIRVDLNSLTKNGLPAFDGICRNGSIQRNLQNNPTKETATKDRTTKVQTTQSLQKLKSIWRRLCKHKSDRYEKTRGNLMVVAILMATMSFQIATNPPGGNWQADTTSLKGEGCPEGVTCPAGTSIHAYTHKDEYNILTIVSTISFSASLGIILWLISGVPLRNRVSEGILRVGMWVTVLCIAGAYYLSMSLVLPHDEIFLDISMYYEQTWVYLLMGILFIHAIRFCCWVLKKLFTGVIFVAKRCCFKKKKQLDQPVVSV